A region of Streptomyces sp. WMMC500 DNA encodes the following proteins:
- a CDS encoding MFS transporter, with translation MTTSVARRAGPREWAGLAVLAVPTVLLGLDVTVLYLALPALAAELHPGGTQTLWIMDAYGFLIAGFLVTMGTLGDRFGRRRLLLVGAAAFGAASVAAAYAPGAEALIAARAALGVAGATLMPSTLALISNMFADARQRALAIGIWATMFALGMAAGPLVGGALLERFWWGSAFLVAVPMVAVVLVAAPFLLPEYRARQDGPFDLPSVALSLGAILPVVYAVKHVAAEGTGGLGGATVPALAVGAASGVWFVRRQRTLAAPLLDLRLFAERTFGVALGLLLAGLVGVGGVMYLVTQHLQLVEGMTPLAAGVWMGPPALMMFVAAIGAPLLARRIRPGYVVGATLGVSTIGYGLLATVDRTAGAGPVVTGFALVYLGLGALAALGTDLVVGSAPPAKAGSASALSETVQELGLAVGVAVLGSVTTVVYRARMEGWIPAGLPDGARAAAGDSLPAAAGREAELPAWVLRRSEEAFVAGLNVATGIAGAAVAALAVVASVALRGVGPTEAAEAAEPAEARETG, from the coding sequence ATGACCACGTCCGTCGCCCGCCGCGCCGGCCCCCGGGAATGGGCGGGCCTCGCCGTGCTCGCCGTCCCCACCGTGCTGCTCGGCCTGGACGTCACCGTCCTCTACCTCGCGCTCCCCGCGCTGGCCGCCGAGTTGCACCCCGGCGGCACCCAAACCCTGTGGATCATGGACGCGTACGGCTTCCTCATCGCCGGATTCCTCGTCACCATGGGCACGTTGGGCGACCGCTTCGGCCGCCGCCGGCTGCTGCTCGTCGGCGCCGCCGCCTTCGGCGCAGCCTCGGTCGCCGCCGCGTACGCGCCCGGTGCCGAGGCGCTGATCGCCGCGCGGGCCGCGCTCGGGGTCGCCGGGGCGACCCTCATGCCGTCCACGCTCGCGCTGATCAGCAACATGTTCGCCGACGCCCGCCAGCGCGCGCTCGCCATCGGCATCTGGGCGACCATGTTCGCCCTGGGCATGGCCGCCGGCCCGCTCGTCGGCGGGGCGCTGCTGGAGCGCTTCTGGTGGGGCTCGGCGTTCCTCGTCGCCGTGCCGATGGTCGCGGTGGTGCTGGTCGCGGCGCCCTTCCTGCTGCCCGAGTACCGGGCGCGGCAGGACGGCCCGTTCGACCTTCCCAGCGTCGCGCTGTCGCTCGGCGCGATCCTGCCCGTGGTCTACGCCGTCAAGCACGTCGCGGCCGAGGGCACCGGCGGCCTGGGCGGTGCGACGGTGCCGGCGCTCGCGGTCGGCGCGGCCTCGGGCGTGTGGTTCGTACGGCGGCAGCGCACGCTCGCCGCGCCGCTGCTGGACCTGCGGCTGTTCGCCGAGCGGACGTTCGGGGTCGCGCTGGGGCTGCTGCTCGCCGGGCTCGTCGGGGTCGGCGGGGTGATGTATCTCGTCACCCAGCACCTGCAGTTGGTGGAGGGCATGACGCCGCTGGCCGCGGGGGTGTGGATGGGACCGCCGGCGCTGATGATGTTCGTCGCGGCGATCGGGGCGCCGCTGCTGGCGCGCAGGATCCGCCCGGGGTACGTCGTGGGGGCGACACTGGGCGTGTCCACGATCGGGTACGGGCTGCTCGCCACGGTCGACCGCACGGCCGGCGCGGGCCCGGTCGTCACCGGCTTCGCGCTCGTCTACCTCGGGCTCGGCGCCCTCGCCGCGCTGGGTACGGACCTCGTCGTCGGCTCGGCGCCGCCGGCGAAGGCGGGGTCGGCGTCGGCGCTGTCGGAGACGGTGCAGGAGCTGGGGCTGGCGGTGGGGGTCGCGGTGCTGGGGAGCGTCACGACGGTGGTGTACCGCGCGCGGATGGAGGGGTGGATTCCGGCCGGGCTGCCGGACGGCGCGCGGGCGGCGGCGGGCGACAGCCTCCCGGCCGCGGCCGGGAGGGAGGCGGAGCTGCCGGCGTGGGTGCTGCGGCGTTCGGAGGAGGCGTTCGTCGCGGGGCTGAACGTGGCCACGGGGATCGCGGGGGCGGCGGTGGCGGCGCTCGCGGTGGTGGCGTCGGTGGCGCTGCGAGGGGTGGGGCCGACGGAGGCGGCGGAAGCGGCGGAGCCGGCAGAGGCCCGGGAAACGGGCTGA
- a CDS encoding TetR/AcrR family transcriptional regulator, whose product MPGQRDSRQPASPPPGRTGRPRSTSRAEILAAARRVIDEDGWETLTVRRLAAEIGVGTTTLYHHVHNKDDLVVELVNQHLGQLDRPELPDDPRERIVIAATTMHDALAAWPWAAEALTADGFLGRLGDSALWIVETIVAGAVDSGCTREQAVDVFRSIWYYTVGEVLVRARSDRRRADVGAADLAFGLRRLDPSRQPQLAAIGALWPERSALDLYPQVLRIIVDGLLAEAGRTA is encoded by the coding sequence GTGCCCGGACAACGAGACAGCCGACAGCCCGCCTCCCCGCCCCCCGGCCGCACCGGCCGGCCGCGCTCGACGTCGCGCGCCGAGATCCTGGCGGCGGCCCGCCGGGTCATCGACGAGGACGGCTGGGAGACGCTGACCGTCCGCCGGCTGGCCGCCGAGATCGGCGTCGGGACGACGACGCTCTACCACCACGTGCACAACAAGGACGACCTGGTGGTCGAGCTGGTCAACCAGCACCTCGGCCAGCTCGACCGCCCCGAGCTGCCCGACGACCCGCGCGAGCGGATCGTCATCGCCGCCACGACGATGCACGACGCCCTGGCCGCCTGGCCCTGGGCGGCCGAGGCGCTGACCGCGGACGGCTTCCTCGGCCGGCTCGGCGACTCCGCCCTGTGGATCGTCGAGACGATCGTCGCCGGAGCGGTGGACTCCGGCTGCACGCGGGAGCAGGCCGTCGACGTCTTCCGGAGCATCTGGTACTACACCGTGGGCGAAGTCCTCGTACGCGCCCGCTCGGACCGCCGCCGCGCGGACGTCGGCGCCGCCGACCTGGCGTTCGGCCTGCGCCGCCTCGACCCGTCCCGGCAGCCGCAGTTGGCGGCCATCGGCGCCCTGTGGCCGGAGCGGTCCGCCCTCGACCTCTACCCGCAGGTGCTGCGGATCATCGTCGACGGGCTCCTCGCCGAGGCCGGCCGGACCGCCTGA